Genomic DNA from Actinomycetota bacterium:
AGGTCGAAGGCGTGCAGCGGCTGGCCGAGCTCGAGCATCACGTAGTTTGTGACGTCGACCAGGTTGGTCAGCGACCGGATCCCGCAGACCTCCAACCGCCGCCGCAGCCACCACGGGGACGGGCCTGGGACCACGTTGCCGACGACCCACCCCACGTACCGGCTGCACCCGTCGACGGCGTCGACGGTGATCGGGACGGGGCCGTGGTCGCCGCGGACGCGCGGTGAGCGCGTGGGATCCGGCTGTGGGGCGAGCTCGACGTCCAGGATCGCGGCCAGGTCGCGGGCCACGCCGTAGACCGAGTGCAGGTCGCCGCGATCGGCGGGGACGGCGACCTCGAGCACCGGTTCGCCCAGCGGCATGACGGCGTGGATGTCGCTGCCAGGCGCGGCCCGCGCGGGGAGTTCGGCGGAGTCGAGGATCATGATGCCGGCGTGGTCGTCGGCGATCTGGAGCTCACGCGCCGAGCACAGCATCCCGTCGCTGACGACGCCGCGCATGTCGCGGCGCTCGATCGTCAGCGTCCCGCCCCGCCCGTCGGGGAGCGTGGCCCCGGGCGCGGCCAGCGGGACCAGATCGCCGGGCGCGATGTTCCGCGCCCCGGCGCAGACCGTGCGCTGGCCGCCGCCGTCGTCGACCGTGACCACGACCAGCTTGTCGGCACGGGGATGCTCAGCGACCTCCACCACCCTGGCCAGCCGCACGTCACGCACACCGGCACCGGGTGTGCGGACCTCCTCGACCTCCAAGCCGTTGCGACCCATCACCTCCAGCAGCTCGTCGAGCGGCAGCTGCACCGGGACGAACTCGCCCAGCCAGGACAGTGGGACGCGCATGGTGGCCCTAGAACCGTTCCAGGAAGCGGGCGTCGTTCTCGTAGAGCTCGCGGATGTCGCGGACACCGTGGCGCAGCATCGCGACCCGTTCGATGCCGACCCCGAACGCCAGACCGGAGACGTCGGCGGGGTCGTGCCCGCAGGCGGACAGGACGTTGGGGTCGACCATCCCGGCCCCCAGGATCTCGATCCAGCCGGTTCCCGAGCACACCCGGCAGGACGGGTCCGTCCCGTCGCAGAACGTGCAGCTGACGTCGACCTCGGCGGACGGTTCGGTGAACGGGAAGAACGACGGACGCAGCCGCACGTCGCGGTCCGCGCCGAACAGCGCCCGAGCGAAGGCCTGCAGCGTGCCGCGCAGGTGGGCCATGGTCAGACCTTCGGCGACGGCCAGCCCCTCCACCTGCTGGAAGACCGGGCTGTGGGTCGCGTCGGGCGCGTCGTTCCTGAACACACGGCCCGGGACGACCACGGCGATCGGCGGCCGCTCGCTCAGCATGACGCGCGCCTGCACCGGGGAGGTGTGGGCGCGCAGCAAGATCCCCGCAGCGCTGTCGACGTAGACCGTGTCCATCTCCAGCCGCGCGGGATGGTCAGGCGGGATGTTGAGCAGGTCGAAGTTGTAGACAGCGTCCTCGACCTCGGGGCCTTCCGCGACCCGGTAGCCCAGTCCGACCAACGCATCGACGATCTCCTGCTCGACCTGGGTCAGCAGGTGCGGGCGACCGGGGCGGACCCGCCGCGGCGGAAGGGTCAGGTCGAGCCGCTCGCGGACGAGTCGCTGCTGCAGCTCGGCTTCCTGCAGGGTGCGCTGCCGGGCCTCGAAGGCCTCGTCGAACGCCTGACGGAAGGCGTTGACCCGGGCGCCGAGTTCACGCCGCTGGTCGGGCGCTAGATCGCCGAGCTGCCGCTGGATCCGGGCCAACCGGCTGCGCCGGCCGGTGTGCTCGACACGGACCGCCTCCAGCGCGTCGAGGTCGCCCGCCCGATCGATGTCGTGCAGGGCCTGGTCCTGCAGCGCATCGAGCTCCTCGGCCTGGAGAACGTCGCTCAGCGATACACCTCCGTCGCCGTCTTAGGAGACCTAAGACAACTCCTCTCGCGCCGCTCCTGTGGAGCGTCGCTCACCGATACACCTCCGTCGCCGTCTTAGGAGACCTAAGACAACTCCTCTCGCGCCGCTCCTGTGGAGCGTCGCTCAGAGGCTCACCTCGGTTCGGGGTGCGAGACTAACCGTGGTCTCCCCCGGCGCCCATCGCCGCCTCGGGCGCGCGCTTGGGCAGCGCCACCCGGAACGTCGCACCGTCGCCCGGCTCGGAGTCGACCCACACCCGACCGCCGTGGGCCTCGACCAGTCCCTTGGTGATGTACAGCCCGAGCCCCGTCCCCGTGCGGCGGGTGTCTCGGCCCCGGGAGAACTTCGCGAAGATCTGCCGCTGCTGGTCAGGAGGGACTCCGGGACCGCGATCGTGCACCGCGATCTCGACACTGTCACCACGGTCGATGATCTCGATCCGCACCGGGCTCTGGGGCGCGTAGCGCAGCGCGTTCTCGACGAGGTTGATCAGGACCTGCTCGAGCTTGTCGGGATCGACGAACAGGGTCGGCCGCCCCGACGACTGGATCGTGATGGGACGGGCGTCGTCGTCGTGCGCGGCCTTTTCCACCACCCGCTCCACCGCCGCCACCGCGTCGAGCAGGACCCGGTGCAGCTGCACCCGGCCCGCATCGATGCGGGCGACGTCGAGCAGTTCGGTCAGCAGCCGCGTGACGCGATCAGCGTCGGCGTTGATCGTGGCCAGCATCTGCTGTTTCTGCTCGTCGCTGAACCGGTCCCATTTGGCCAGCATCGTCCGGGTGAAGCCCTTGACGCTGGTCAGCGGGGAGCGGATCTCGTGCGAGACGGTCGCGATGAGGTCGCTGCGTGCGGCGTCGAGCCGCTGCTGGCGGCCGGCGTTGCGGAAGGTCACGACCGTTCCGCCGTTGGGCAGGCGTGCTCCGGCCACCGTGACCGGACGCAGGCGACCGTCGGGCAGGCGGACCTTCAGCAGGCGCTCCGCCAAGCGGTCGATGACCGCGCTCGCAGGTGGCAGACACCTGGCCACGTCCGTGCCGGTGTCGTCGAGGATGGTGAGGACGTCGACCAGCCGCTTCCCGGTGGCGTCGGGCGCCAGTCCGAGCAGGAAGCCCGCTCGGGTGTTGCAGAAGGCGATGCGCTGGTCGGCATCGATCACCAGCACCGCTTCGGGCAGCACCTCGTAGGCCGCCAGGTCCCCGTTCGGCAAGGCGGTGTCCGCTCCGCCGTGCGCGTTCATCGGTCCGCTCGGCTGGCGCCGGCGCGGGCGGCGGCGTACGCGGCCACGGCGACCGACGCGGCGAGGTTCAACGATTCGACCGGGCCGAGCAGCGGGATGGCGACCACCTCGTCGACCGCCTGGAGCATCTGTGTCGGCAGTCCGTGTGCTTCGTTGCCGAACAGCAGAGCCACCGGCGGCGTGAGGATGCCGGGCGCGTCGATCGCGGTTGGTCCGGCCACGTCCAGGGCCACCCGGGTCTGTTCCGCGGCCGCACAGGCCACCAGGACGTCTTCCGTGGGGCTGCCGGTGACGATCGGAAGGCGGGCGACCACCCCTGCGGAGGCCCGGACCGCCTTGGGGTTCCACGGGTCGACCGAGCCGACGGTGAGCACGATCCCGGCCGCGCCGGAGGCGGCGGCGGTCCGGATGGCGGTCCCGGCGTTGCCCGGGTCGGCGACCTCGTGCAGGACGATCAGATGTCCGCGTCCGACGACGTCGGCGAGGTCGGCCCGCCGCTGGCGGGCGACCGCGACGGCGCCCTGCGGGGTCACGCTGTCCGCCAGGTGGCGCAGCACCGGCTCGTCGACCACCGTCAGGCGCACGCCCGCCGCCTGCGCCGCCGCTTCGAGATCGACGGCCATTTCCGGGACCGCGAAGACCTCATCGACATCGCCGGACGTCAGCAGGTCACGGACCGAACGGGGACCCTCGACGAGGTAGCGCTGTTGGGCGTCGCGGATCTTGCGCCGGGCCAGCGCCGCGGCCGCCTTGACGCGGGGGTTCCGCGGCGAACGAACCTCGACCGTCCCGGCTGTCACGCCTGGTCGTCGCCGAGCGCCGTCTTGGCGGCGGCGACCAGCTGGGAGAACGCACCGGGATCGCGGACCGCGAGGTCCGCCAGGACCTTGCGGTCGACCTCCACCTCGGCGAGCTTCAGGCCGTGCACCAGGCGGCTGTACGACAGGCCGTCCTGGCGGGCCGCCGCGTTGATCCGGGTGATCCAAAGCTTGCGGAAGTCGCCCTTGCGTCGACGCCGGTCGCGGTAGGCGTACCGCTCGGCGTGCATGACGGCTTCTTTGGCGGCCTTGTAGCGCCGGCTGCGTGCGCCACGGAAGCCCTTGGCACGCTCCAGGACCTCACGGTGCTTCTTCTTGCTGTGGACACCGCGCTTGACCCGTGCCATCGCGCTCCCTCCTCAAATCGTTCGTGGCGGGGTGGCGACCGCCGACCACGGGTTACTTGTTGAGCAGCTTCTTGGCCCGCTTCGCCGGCGCGTTCGCCAACTCGAACGGCCCGCTCAGGCGCCGCTTGCGGCGGGAGCTCTTCTTCTCCAGCAGGTGGCTCTTGTTGCGCTTGCGGCCAAGCACCTTCCCGGTCCGGGTGACCCGGAAGCGTTTCTTGGCGCCGCTGTGGGTCTTCTGTTTCACGTCCAGCCCCTTGCAGTCGTCGTTGCGGGCGACCGGCGGTCAGCTGGCCGCCTCCTCCTTCTTGGCACGCTCACGGCGGGGCGCGAGCACCATCACCATGTTGCGGCCGTCCACGGTGGGGACGGATTCGACGGTTGCGAGCTCACTCATGTCCTCGGCGAGGCGGTCGAGATGAGACTTGCCGATCTCCGGGTGGGTCACCTCACGACCACGGAACATGATGGTGACACGGACCTTGGCGCCGTCCTTCAGGAACCGCTCGACGTGACCCGCCTTGGTGGAGTAATCGTTGTCCGAGATCTTCGGCCGCATCTTGATCTCCTTGACCTCGATACGGCTCTGCTTCTTGCGGGCTTCCTTCTGCCGCTGGGCCTCCTGGTACTTGAACCGGCCGTAGTCCATCACCCGGCACACGACCGGCTGCGCCTGCGGTGCGACCTCGACCAGGTCCATGTCGCGCTCGCGCGCGAACTGCAGCGCCTCGGCGAGCGGCACGATCCCGATCTGGTCCCCGTCAGGCCCGATCAAGCGGACCTCGCGCTCGTGGATCTCCTCGTTGAGCCGTGGCTCCTCGTTGATGCTGCTCCCTCCTGTTCGTTGCCTCCCGAGAAACACCAAGACGGCGGCCGTCGCCGCCGTCGGTCACGGACCGCCCGCCACCCGTCAGGGTGGAGCGACGGTCCGGTCGCGCGACCCGGGCGAAGTTGGCGACGGTCCCGCCGCTGTCCTGCCGGGTGGGAGGCGCAACGAGTGGCGGCCCCCGCTTGTTCTGGTTCTCGTCTCGAGGCTACCAGTGCGCGAGACGCGACGCCGGACGGCCGCCGATGTCTCCGGCCGTCTCACCGCCCGGGGACCCACAGCCTGGAGGTCCCCGCCGGGCGGGTCGGTTGGGTGTCGTCCGCGCCGCCTGCATCCCCCTGCGCGGGGCGATCCCCGGTGGGCAGGTCGCCGGCCTCCTCCTCCGGCAGCTTGCCTTCGGCCCGGAGCTTGTTGAGTTCGTCTTCAGCGTCGACCTGCGCGGTCCGCAGCTGCGTGAGAGCCTGATCCATCTGGGTCACCAACCGCTCGTCGGCGTGGGAGCGGACGGCATCGGCCAGCGCCGCAGCGGCGTCTATCAGCAGCCGCGCGTCCCGCCGACCGAGCTTCACCTCGGCCCCGCTGGCGAGCACGGAGAAGGACTGTGCGACGACGCTGGTGACGTCGGTCCGTCGCAGCTCTGCCAGGTAGGCCGCAACCTCCTCTTCGGTCGGCTGTCGTGCCTGGCCGCCCGGGCCGGCGTCCGGTCCGGTCGCGCTCGTCTCCGCCATGTGACGCGCTCCTCGTCGGTCAGGCCCCGCCACCGGTTGGCATGTCCTCGATCCCGGGCTCGGGGACGTTGTGGCCGCCCAGGCCCTCACGGGAATCGTGTGCCAGGTCCGCGTGGGCGGGTTCCTCACCGAACTCGACCCGGCGGTAGGCCAGCACGGTGAAGACCGCGCCGAAGACCAGCCCGAAGACGAGGGCGAGCAGGATCCCGGTGAAGTTCCCCTTCGCCACGGTCACGCCCGGATCCTGCACCGCGAACGCGGGTCCGCCGATGACTGCCAGCATGGCCGCCACGGCGGAGGCGACGAACACGACTCGGCGCACGACGACCTCCTGGGCTATGGGGATCGCCACCATGGTAGCGGCGCCTGCGGGGCGGTCTTCGCCGGCCACGACCGCATGGACGAGCGACGCACACCCGTCATGGGCGCTGGGCTACGCGACGATCTTGGTGATCGGCACCTCGAGGATCCCCGACGCCCCGCGGGCTTTGAGCGCCGGGATCAGCCGGTTCACGCCGCGCTTGTCGACGACCGTCTCGACCGCGTACCCGTCCTCGTTCGCGAGCTGGTTGATGGTGGGGGCTTTCAGGCTGGGCAGGATGTCCAACACCGCGTCGAGGTCGTCGGTGGCGACGTTGAGCTTGAGCAACACGCGTCCCCGCGCGTCGATCGCGCCCAGCAGCAACGTGCGCAGGTCATCCATCGCGGCCCGCTTCTCGACGTTCGCGGCGGCGGCGGCGTGGTTGGCGATCAGCTCCGTTCGTGACACCAGCAGCTCGGCGATGATCTTCAGCCCGTTCTTGCGCAGCGTCGAGCCGGTCTCGGTGACGTCCACGCAGGCGTCCACGATACTGCCGACCTTCGCCTCGGTCGCTCCGTAGGACAGGAACACCTTGACCTTCTTCCCACGATCGGCGAAGAAGCGGCGGGTCAGCTCCGGGAGTTCCGTGGAGATCTTGATCCCGTCGGGCACGTCGTCGGCCGACTCCCACGGCGATTCGCGAGGGACGGCCAAAACCACCCGGATCGGGTTCGACGTGGCCTTGGAGTAGTGCAGCTCCGCGAGGGTCAGCACGTCGGCGGAGGTCTCCTCGATCCAGTCGCGTCCGGTGATGCCGACGTCGAAGAAGCCCTCCTCGACGTAGCGCGGGATCTCCTGTGGGCGCAGGATCGCGACCTCGTCGACGCGGGGGTCGTCGATGCGCGCGAAGTAGTCGCGGGCGCTGGCCCGGTGCAGCCGCAGGTCGGCGTCGTCGAACAGCGCGAGGGTCGCCGCCTCCAGCGACCCCTTCGGTAACACGAGCTTCAGCATCCGCGGAACTCCTGTCGCCGCCAGGCTACGGGCCCAAGTGCGCCAGCAGGTTGGTGGTCTCGACGGCGGCGAGCGCCGCCTCGGCGCCCTTGTTGCCGTGCGTCCCGCCGGCTCGGGCCTCCGCCTGGGCGACGGTGTCGGTGGTGATGATGCCGAACCCCACCGCGATGCCGAACTCACGCGCGACCGCCCCGCACCCGCGGGTCGCTTCGCCGGCGACGAAGTCGAAGTGGGGGGTCTCGCCGCGGATGACTGCGCCGAGCGCCACCACACAGTCGACCGAGCCGCTGGCCGCGAGACGGTGCGCCACCAGCGGGATCTCGAACGCGCCCGGCACCCACCACACCCGCACGTCGTCGCGACGGGCGCCGGCGGCCTGCAGCGCCTGCACCGCCCCGTCGAGCAGGCGCCCGACCACCGTCGGGTTGAACCGGGACGCGACGATCCCGATCCTCAGCCCGGTCGCGTCGGGCTGACCGGGGGCGTAGCCGTCCTTCACGCGCCGTCGTCCTCCCCCATCCCCACGGGGATCACCGGGGCGAAGGCCAGCCCGTCCGGCTCCACGTCGGGTTGCCGGGCCAGGTCACCGACGCCCGTGGACGCGATGACCCCGGCGGGCGCAGCCGTGAAGAGGTGGCCGAGCTTGTGCTGCTTGGTCTCGAGGTAGAAGGCGTTGGCGGGGTTGGATCGGATCTGCAGGGGGACCCGCTCGACGATCTTCAGGCCGAACCCCTCCAGCCCGGCACGCTTGGCCGGGTTGTTGGTGAGCAGCCGGAGCGTGGACAGCCCGAGGTCGGCGAGGATGGACGCGCCGGTGCCGTAGTCGCGTGCGTCGGCAGGGAACCCCAGCTGCAGGTTGGCCTCGACCGTGTCGACCCCGTGGTCCTGCAGCTGGTAGGCCTGAAGCTTGTGGATCAGGCCGATGCCCCGGCCCTCGTGGCCACGCAGGTACACCAGGACGCCGGTTCCCTGCTCGGCGATCCGCGCCATGGCCAGATCCAGCTGCGGCCCGCAGTCGCACCGCTGGGAGCGGAACACGTCTCCGGTGAGACACTCCGAATGCATCCGCACCAGCATGTCGGGGTGGCCCTCGGCGTCGCCGTACAGCAGCGCCACATGGTGGGTGCCGTCGGCCAGCGACTCGTACCCGATCGCCCGCCACGCCCCGTACGGGGTCGGCAGGCGGGTCTCCACCACCCGGCGGACCAACCGCTCGCGCCGGCGGCGGTAGGCGATCAGGTCCGCGATGGAGATCAGCGGCAGGCGGTGCTCGGCAGCGAACTCCTGCAACTGCGGCAGTCGCGCCATGGTGCCGTCGTCGTTGACGATCTCGCCGATCACCCCCGCGGGGTAGCGGCCGGCGAGGCGGGCGAGGTCCACCGCGGCCTCGGTGTGGCCGGGTCGGCGCAGCACACCGCCGTCGGCGTACCGCAGCGGGAAGATGTGGCCGGGACGGGCCAGGTCGTCGGGGCCGGTCGACGCGTCGATCACCGCGCGGATGGTGCGTGCGCGGTCGGCGGCGCTGATGCCGGTCGTCACACCATCCTTGGCGTCGACCGAGACCGTGAACGCGGTGCCGTGCGCTTCCGTGTTGTCGACCACCATGAGGGGGATCTCGAGCTCGTCGAGCCGCTCACCGACGAGCGGAAGGCAGATCACCCCGCTGGTGTGGCGGACCATGAACGCGATCGCATCCGGGTGGACCTGGTCGGCGGCCATGATCAGGTCACCCTCGTTCTCGCGGCCGGCGTCGTCGACGACCACGACCATCCCGCCTGCGCGGATCGTGGCGATGGCCGCCTCGATGCTGGCGAACGTCGGTGTCGTGGTCACGTCGTCCTCCCGCCGCCCAGCCGCTGGACGTACTTGGCGAGCACGTCGGCTTCGAGGTTGACGCGATGGCCAGGTCGTGCATCACCCAGCGTGGTGGATGCGCAGGTGTGGGGGATCAACCCCACACGGAACGCGGCGTCGCCGTCGCGCTCGTCGACGTCGATGACCGTGAGGCTGACACCGGCCACCGCGACCGAACCCTTCCGCGCGACCAAGGGCGCGATCGCCGCAGGCGCAGCGATGGTGAGGGTGACGGTCCCCGGCTGGTCGTCGCGAGCCAGGACCGACCCGACCGCGTCGACGTGGCCCTGGACCAGGTGCCCCCCGAACCGGCCGTCGGCGGCCAGCGGCCTCTCGAGGTTGACGCGCGCACCGGCGTCGAGGTCGCCCAGAGCGGTGGCGTGGAGCGTCTCGGCCATCAGGTCGGCGGCGAAGCCGGTGGGAGTCACGGCAGCCACGGTGACGCAGCAGCCGTCCACCGCGATCGACGCACCCAGCGACAGGTCGGACACGATGGCGTGGCAGCCGACCTCGAGCCGGGCGCGGTCGGTACTGCGCTCGAGTCGCTCGACGCGGCCGACTTCCTCGATGATCCCGGTGAACACCTCACCTCCCTGTTC
This window encodes:
- the pheS gene encoding phenylalanine--tRNA ligase subunit alpha, translated to MSDVLQAEELDALQDQALHDIDRAGDLDALEAVRVEHTGRRSRLARIQRQLGDLAPDQRRELGARVNAFRQAFDEAFEARQRTLQEAELQQRLVRERLDLTLPPRRVRPGRPHLLTQVEQEIVDALVGLGYRVAEGPEVEDAVYNFDLLNIPPDHPARLEMDTVYVDSAAGILLRAHTSPVQARVMLSERPPIAVVVPGRVFRNDAPDATHSPVFQQVEGLAVAEGLTMAHLRGTLQAFARALFGADRDVRLRPSFFPFTEPSAEVDVSCTFCDGTDPSCRVCSGTGWIEILGAGMVDPNVLSACGHDPADVSGLAFGVGIERVAMLRHGVRDIRELYENDARFLERF
- a CDS encoding ATP-binding protein encodes the protein MNAHGGADTALPNGDLAAYEVLPEAVLVIDADQRIAFCNTRAGFLLGLAPDATGKRLVDVLTILDDTGTDVARCLPPASAVIDRLAERLLKVRLPDGRLRPVTVAGARLPNGGTVVTFRNAGRQQRLDAARSDLIATVSHEIRSPLTSVKGFTRTMLAKWDRFSDEQKQQMLATINADADRVTRLLTELLDVARIDAGRVQLHRVLLDAVAAVERVVEKAAHDDDARPITIQSSGRPTLFVDPDKLEQVLINLVENALRYAPQSPVRIEIIDRGDSVEIAVHDRGPGVPPDQQRQIFAKFSRGRDTRRTGTGLGLYITKGLVEAHGGRVWVDSEPGDGATFRVALPKRAPEAAMGAGGDHG
- a CDS encoding RNA methyltransferase, producing the protein MTAGTVEVRSPRNPRVKAAAALARRKIRDAQQRYLVEGPRSVRDLLTSGDVDEVFAVPEMAVDLEAAAQAAGVRLTVVDEPVLRHLADSVTPQGAVAVARQRRADLADVVGRGHLIVLHEVADPGNAGTAIRTAAASGAAGIVLTVGSVDPWNPKAVRASAGVVARLPIVTGSPTEDVLVACAAAEQTRVALDVAGPTAIDAPGILTPPVALLFGNEAHGLPTQMLQAVDEVVAIPLLGPVESLNLAASVAVAAYAAARAGASRADR
- the rplT gene encoding 50S ribosomal protein L20; translated protein: MARVKRGVHSKKKHREVLERAKGFRGARSRRYKAAKEAVMHAERYAYRDRRRRKGDFRKLWITRINAAARQDGLSYSRLVHGLKLAEVEVDRKVLADLAVRDPGAFSQLVAAAKTALGDDQA
- the rpmI gene encoding 50S ribosomal protein L35 codes for the protein MKQKTHSGAKKRFRVTRTGKVLGRKRNKSHLLEKKSSRRKRRLSGPFELANAPAKRAKKLLNK
- the infC gene encoding translation initiation factor IF-3; its protein translation is MNEEPRLNEEIHEREVRLIGPDGDQIGIVPLAEALQFARERDMDLVEVAPQAQPVVCRVMDYGRFKYQEAQRQKEARKKQSRIEVKEIKMRPKISDNDYSTKAGHVERFLKDGAKVRVTIMFRGREVTHPEIGKSHLDRLAEDMSELATVESVPTVDGRNMVMVLAPRRERAKKEEAAS
- the hisG gene encoding ATP phosphoribosyltransferase, with protein sequence MLKLVLPKGSLEAATLALFDDADLRLHRASARDYFARIDDPRVDEVAILRPQEIPRYVEEGFFDVGITGRDWIEETSADVLTLAELHYSKATSNPIRVVLAVPRESPWESADDVPDGIKISTELPELTRRFFADRGKKVKVFLSYGATEAKVGSIVDACVDVTETGSTLRKNGLKIIAELLVSRTELIANHAAAAANVEKRAAMDDLRTLLLGAIDARGRVLLKLNVATDDLDAVLDILPSLKAPTINQLANEDGYAVETVVDKRGVNRLIPALKARGASGILEVPITKIVA
- the ribH gene encoding 6,7-dimethyl-8-ribityllumazine synthase, whose product is MKDGYAPGQPDATGLRIGIVASRFNPTVVGRLLDGAVQALQAAGARRDDVRVWWVPGAFEIPLVAHRLAASGSVDCVVALGAVIRGETPHFDFVAGEATRGCGAVAREFGIAVGFGIITTDTVAQAEARAGGTHGNKGAEAALAAVETTNLLAHLGP
- a CDS encoding bifunctional 3,4-dihydroxy-2-butanone-4-phosphate synthase/GTP cyclohydrolase II; the protein is MTTTPTFASIEAAIATIRAGGMVVVVDDAGRENEGDLIMAADQVHPDAIAFMVRHTSGVICLPLVGERLDELEIPLMVVDNTEAHGTAFTVSVDAKDGVTTGISAADRARTIRAVIDASTGPDDLARPGHIFPLRYADGGVLRRPGHTEAAVDLARLAGRYPAGVIGEIVNDDGTMARLPQLQEFAAEHRLPLISIADLIAYRRRRERLVRRVVETRLPTPYGAWRAIGYESLADGTHHVALLYGDAEGHPDMLVRMHSECLTGDVFRSQRCDCGPQLDLAMARIAEQGTGVLVYLRGHEGRGIGLIHKLQAYQLQDHGVDTVEANLQLGFPADARDYGTGASILADLGLSTLRLLTNNPAKRAGLEGFGLKIVERVPLQIRSNPANAFYLETKQHKLGHLFTAAPAGVIASTGVGDLARQPDVEPDGLAFAPVIPVGMGEDDGA
- a CDS encoding riboflavin synthase — its product is MFTGIIEEVGRVERLERSTDRARLEVGCHAIVSDLSLGASIAVDGCCVTVAAVTPTGFAADLMAETLHATALGDLDAGARVNLERPLAADGRFGGHLVQGHVDAVGSVLARDDQPGTVTLTIAAPAAIAPLVARKGSVAVAGVSLTVIDVDERDGDAAFRVGLIPHTCASTTLGDARPGHRVNLEADVLAKYVQRLGGGRTT